A window from Fibrobacter sp. UWB11 encodes these proteins:
- a CDS encoding EcsC family protein produces MLNFKEYKDKKSESIQELFNSIVFNLITDIPDSLLCPNNDPDKRADVLIKQAALKAATVSTSLSIPAGFTGVLTSIPDIAAVWRIQAQLVSDIACTYGKFAMLSREAMVWCLFRHSAASLLRDVAVRTGSRIVVQKLSLTALQKLLQKIGVKISANFLGRIALRAIPAIGAIGNGAYTYFDTTEVGKTAMAYFKALEGVEKPELVENSIDKDPDSSESKEESTEKSESDTTDTPEENV; encoded by the coding sequence ATGTTGAATTTTAAAGAATACAAAGACAAAAAAAGCGAATCCATCCAGGAACTGTTTAACTCAATCGTCTTCAACCTGATTACGGACATTCCGGACTCGCTCCTTTGCCCAAACAACGATCCCGACAAGCGTGCCGACGTGCTTATCAAGCAAGCCGCATTGAAAGCCGCTACCGTAAGTACCTCGCTTTCTATCCCGGCCGGTTTTACCGGTGTCTTGACCTCTATCCCAGACATTGCCGCCGTCTGGCGCATCCAGGCACAGCTCGTCTCGGATATCGCCTGCACCTACGGCAAGTTCGCCATGCTCAGCCGTGAAGCCATGGTCTGGTGCCTTTTCCGCCACAGCGCAGCATCGCTCCTTCGTGATGTTGCCGTCCGCACCGGCAGCCGCATCGTAGTCCAGAAGCTTTCGCTCACGGCACTTCAGAAGTTGCTCCAGAAAATCGGTGTCAAGATTTCTGCAAACTTCCTCGGTCGCATCGCCCTCCGTGCCATCCCCGCCATTGGCGCTATCGGTAACGGTGCATACACCTACTTCGACACCACCGAAGTCGGCAAGACCGCAATGGCATACTTCAAGGCACTCGAAGGAGTCGAAAAGCCGGAACTTGTCGAAAACAGCATCGACAAGGATCCCGATTCCAGCGAATCCAAAGAAGAATCCACCGAAAAGAGCGAAAGTGATACAACGGACACTCCGGAAGAAAACGTTTAA
- the fusA gene encoding elongation factor G, producing the protein MKDIQLHRNIGISAHIDSGKTTLTERILYFTKRIHAIHEVRGKDGVGATMDSMELERERGITIQSAATFANWTHTKTGERDSINIIDTPGHVDFTIEVERSLRVLDGAILVLTGVEGVQSQSITVDRQMRRYHVPRVVFVNKCDRSGANPLRVAVMLKEKLNHKPCVMQIPIGLESNLKGVVDLLEMKAYYFEGDNGDDMIEKEIPEELVDQANEYREKLVDCCADYSDEVMEKAMEGQYGVDQIDKALLKKVIREATIRLDITPVFMGSAHKNIGVQKLLDGVIDFLPCPTDVENKALDLDNNEAEVILKSEDNAPLVCYAFKLVNDRYGQLTYVRVYQGTLKKGDMITNMATGKKVSVGRLVRMHADEMVDITEAGAGDIVALFGIDCASGTTFTDGKNHYNMTSMHVPNPVIELVIEAKNRDDLDNMSKALNRFTKEDPTFQVEVDKESGQTIIKGMGELHLDVYIERMRREYKCDVTTGAPQVAYRETITRPAKFDYTHKKQTGGSGQYAKVVGEMRPMAVEGDQEKVYNFVNSVVGGRIPKEYIPSCDKGFQSCMEAGSLIGFPVVGIEMEVQDGAFHPVDSSDMAFQVAARMAFREAFAKAGAQILEPIMKVEIQTPTEFQGGVVGNVSQRRGAITGTSEELGMTTITAEVPLSEMFGYATDLRSMTQGKAEFTMEFCKYLPVPKNIQEELIKKYGDKVKARA; encoded by the coding sequence ATGAAAGACATCCAACTGCACAGAAATATTGGTATTTCTGCCCACATCGACTCTGGTAAGACAACTCTTACCGAACGTATCCTTTACTTCACAAAGCGTATTCACGCTATCCACGAAGTTCGTGGTAAAGACGGCGTCGGTGCCACGATGGACTCCATGGAACTTGAACGCGAACGCGGTATCACGATTCAGTCTGCCGCTACCTTCGCAAACTGGACCCACACCAAGACCGGCGAACGCGACTCCATCAACATCATCGATACCCCGGGGCACGTGGACTTCACGATCGAAGTGGAACGTTCTCTCCGCGTGTTGGACGGTGCTATCCTCGTCCTCACTGGCGTTGAAGGCGTCCAGTCCCAGTCTATTACCGTTGACCGCCAAATGCGCCGTTACCATGTGCCGCGCGTCGTGTTCGTGAACAAGTGCGACCGCTCTGGTGCAAACCCGCTCCGCGTTGCAGTCATGCTCAAGGAAAAGCTCAACCACAAGCCGTGCGTCATGCAGATTCCTATAGGTTTGGAATCCAATCTTAAGGGCGTGGTCGACCTTCTCGAAATGAAGGCTTACTACTTCGAAGGCGACAACGGCGACGACATGATCGAAAAGGAAATCCCGGAAGAACTCGTCGACCAGGCTAACGAATACCGCGAAAAGCTCGTTGACTGCTGCGCTGACTACAGCGACGAAGTCATGGAAAAGGCTATGGAAGGCCAGTATGGCGTCGACCAGATCGACAAGGCCCTCCTCAAGAAGGTTATCCGCGAAGCTACCATCCGCCTCGACATCACTCCGGTGTTCATGGGTTCTGCTCACAAGAACATTGGTGTCCAGAAGCTCCTCGACGGTGTTATCGACTTCCTCCCGTGCCCGACCGACGTTGAAAACAAGGCTCTCGACCTCGACAACAACGAAGCTGAAGTTATCCTCAAGTCCGAAGACAACGCACCGCTCGTCTGCTACGCATTCAAGCTCGTGAACGACCGCTATGGCCAGCTCACCTACGTCCGCGTTTACCAGGGTACCCTCAAGAAGGGCGACATGATCACCAACATGGCAACCGGCAAGAAGGTTTCCGTTGGCCGTCTCGTCCGTATGCACGCTGACGAAATGGTGGATATCACCGAAGCCGGTGCAGGCGACATCGTTGCTCTGTTCGGTATCGACTGCGCATCCGGTACGACATTCACGGATGGCAAGAACCACTACAACATGACTTCTATGCACGTTCCTAACCCGGTTATCGAACTTGTTATTGAAGCCAAGAACCGTGACGACCTCGACAACATGTCCAAGGCCCTCAACCGCTTCACGAAGGAAGACCCGACGTTCCAGGTCGAAGTTGACAAGGAATCTGGTCAGACCATCATCAAGGGTATGGGCGAACTCCACCTTGACGTTTATATCGAACGTATGCGCCGTGAATACAAGTGCGACGTGACGACTGGTGCTCCGCAGGTTGCTTACCGCGAAACCATCACCCGCCCGGCCAAGTTCGACTACACTCACAAGAAGCAGACTGGTGGTTCTGGTCAGTACGCTAAGGTCGTCGGTGAAATGCGTCCGATGGCTGTCGAAGGCGACCAGGAAAAGGTCTACAACTTCGTCAACTCCGTCGTCGGTGGCCGTATTCCGAAGGAATACATCCCGTCTTGCGACAAGGGTTTCCAGAGCTGCATGGAAGCAGGTTCTTTGATCGGCTTCCCGGTTGTGGGTATCGAAATGGAAGTTCAGGATGGTGCATTCCACCCGGTCGACTCCTCTGATATGGCGTTCCAGGTTGCAGCCCGTATGGCCTTCCGCGAAGCTTTCGCCAAGGCTGGTGCTCAGATCCTCGAACCGATCATGAAGGTCGAAATCCAGACTCCGACCGAATTCCAGGGCGGCGTTGTGGGTAACGTTTCTCAGCGTCGTGGTGCTATCACTGGCACTAGCGAAGAACTCGGCATGACCACCATCACCGCTGAAGTTCCGCTTTCCGAAATGTTCGGTTATGCTACGGACCTCCGTTCCATGACCCAAGGTAAGGCTGAATTCACCATGGAATTCTGCAAGTACCTCCCGGTTCCGAAGAACATCCAGGAAGAACTCATCAAGAAGTACGGCGACAAGGTTAAGGCAAGAGCTTAA